ACCGCCTTGGCGGTTGCGCGCAAGGTCCGCGTAGCATTGCCCATGCGGGCCGCCAATCCGGGAAGTTCGGCAAGCAGTTGCGGGCGACGCAGCAAGGCGAGCAGCATGCGCGCGGCGAGCGGCCGACCCCACGCATCGATGCCCGCCTGCAGGGCAGCGGGTACATGATCGTCCCGCTCATCGACGACGGCGCGCAGTACGACGAACGGAATGCGGTATTCGTCGGCCACCCTGGCGATGGCGGCGCTCTCCATGTCCACCGCCAAGGACTGATGGCGTTCGCGCATCGCGCCTTTTTCCGTCGCGGTAAGCAAGGGCACAGGCAGGCTGAGCAGGCTGCCTTGCGCCATCAGCGGCAGGTTCGTCGCGGCAAGGCGCTGCAGCAGCGCGGCACGCCATGATGGATCTGGCTGGTAATCATGGCTGCGTTCGTCGAGCACGCAGGCGGGGCAGAGCAGCGTGCCGCTGCGCAATCCAGGCGCCAGCCCACCGGCGACACCGAAGGACACCAGTGCTTGCGCGCCGGCTTCGATCAGCGCCAGCGCGCCCAGTCGGGCTGCTTCCTGTCCCATGCCGGACAGGTAGATCGAGCTGCCCGCGTCGAGCCGGGTGGCTTCGCGCACGCGCAATGAACGCGGTGTCAGCGCGTGCGCTTCGGCGGCGAGCGCCGTCACGATGCCCACGGTGCCCGGCATTACGGGTTCGACCGCGTGCGGGCGAGCAATTGGCGATAGCGGGTGAGCGCCCATAGAGGAAAGTAAGCGGTATAGCCGTGGTACTTCAGGAAGAAAACGCGGGGAAAGCCGGGTGCATTGAAGCTGGGGTGATACCAGAGGTCCGCCTCGGGTTCGCCCTGGGATTGCTGGTGATCGAGCAGCCACCGGATGCCCCGCCTTACTGCCTCGGAGTCGTGTTCACCGGCGGCAAGAAGCCCCAGTAGTGCCCACGCCGTGCTGTGCGGCGTGCTGACGCCGCCGTTGGTGCCGCGCAATCCGGCGTCGTAGTAACTGTCGTTGGTTTCGCCCCAGCCGCCGTCGCCGTGCTGTTTGCCTGCCAGCCAGTCGACGGACTTGCGGATCCATGGTTGCCGCATGTCTTCGCCGATCAGTGCGAGGCCGGCCAGCACGGACCAGGTGCCGTAGATGTAGTTGGTGCCCCAGCGTCCCCAGTACGAACCATCGGGACGTTGTGCGGCGCGCAGATAGTCAACGCAGCGCGCGATGGCGGGCTGGTCCTGCGGTCGCGCGATCACGCCGAGGAACGCCAGTACGCGCCCGGACACATCTTCCGTGGGCGGATCGAGCATGGCGCCATGGTCGGCGAACGGAATGTCGTTGATGTGGTAGTGCGTGTTATTGCGATCGAAGGCGGCGAAACCACCGTTGTCCGATTGCATGCCGACCAGCCAGTCCGCGGCGCGCTCGATGCGCTCGCGGTACCGGCCTTCCTGCGGCGTACCGCGCACGGCGACGTGCAGCAGGCCGGCGACGACGGCCGTGTCATCCAGGTCAGGGTAATAAGCATTGGCGTACTGGAAAGCCCAGCCGCCCGGCGCGAGATCCGGTGCCTGTACAGCCCAGTCGCCTTTCAGTTCGAGCTCCTGCAGTGGCGCCAGCCATTCCATGGCGCGGGCCACGGACTGCTGCGTGGCGTCGTCCGGCGATGCGCGCAGCAGCGCCATGGCCGCCCAGCCGGTGTCCCATACGGGTG
The nucleotide sequence above comes from Dyella telluris. Encoded proteins:
- a CDS encoding purine and other phosphorylase-like protein, family 1; this translates as MPGTVGIVTALAAEAHALTPRSLRVREATRLDAGSSIYLSGMGQEAARLGALALIEAGAQALVSFGVAGGLAPGLRSGTLLCPACVLDERSHDYQPDPSWRAALLQRLAATNLPLMAQGSLLSLPVPLLTATEKGAMRERHQSLAVDMESAAIARVADEYRIPFVVLRAVVDERDDHVPAALQAGIDAWGRPLAARMLLALLRRPQLLAELPGLAARMGNATRTLRATAKAVGASWGRDAAPPC
- the shc gene encoding squalene--hopene cyclase codes for the protein MTDTAATLTPAALPPTRPVQPESDRIEQAIERARRALMARQKPDGHWSFEFETDCTISSEYILMMHFIDEIDDVLQEKLARYIRLKQRLDTHGGWPLYHDGALDVSCTVKSYYALKAAGDSPDAPHMRRAREALLSRGGAAKSNVFTRILLAMFGQVPWRAAPYVPVEIMLFPRWAPFHLDKVSYWARSTMVPLFILCSMKAKAKNPRKVGVPELFVTPPDQERHYFTTTTFVSRLFLVLDKLGRAVDPLIPTALRRKAIQRAEAWFLPRMNGEDGLGAIFPPMENALEAMDLLGYAKDHPARATCLKSLQKLIVHRDDGTAFCQPCVSPVWDTGWAAMALLRASPDDATQQSVARAMEWLAPLQELELKGDWAVQAPDLAPGGWAFQYANAYYPDLDDTAVVAGLLHVAVRGTPQEGRYRERIERAADWLVGMQSDNGGFAAFDRNNTHYHINDIPFADHGAMLDPPTEDVSGRVLAFLGVIARPQDQPAIARCVDYLRAAQRPDGSYWGRWGTNYIYGTWSVLAGLALIGEDMRQPWIRKSVDWLAGKQHGDGGWGETNDSYYDAGLRGTNGGVSTPHSTAWALLGLLAAGEHDSEAVRRGIRWLLDHQQSQGEPEADLWYHPSFNAPGFPRVFFLKYHGYTAYFPLWALTRYRQLLARTRSNP